In one Rutidosis leptorrhynchoides isolate AG116_Rl617_1_P2 chromosome 8, CSIRO_AGI_Rlap_v1, whole genome shotgun sequence genomic region, the following are encoded:
- the LOC139861586 gene encoding uncharacterized protein: MDRVLFANWDHAFRSVKHNLKKKLFKSVAEELNKVNYMADDVAHGRVYTEDELLEGLDLIEAPPNFTDSQRNLYKLHLRSQTAKKLSRCGKRARADQIHHHTTGGCSFARKRDEFVSYQTHLVPV; the protein is encoded by the exons ATGGATAGAGTCCTTTTTGCTAATTGGGATCACGCGTTTAGGAGCGTAAAACATAATCTAAAGAAGAAGTTGTTTAAATCAGTTGCTGAAGAATTAAACAAAGTTAATTACATGGCTGATGATGTTGCACATGGTAGAGTATATACAGAAGATGAGCTTTTGGAAGGACTTGACTTGATCGAAGCACCACCTAACTTCACAGATTCTCAACGGAATTTGTATAAATTACATCTCCGATCACAAACTGCAAAG AAACTATCACGTTGTGGGAAGAGAGCAAGGGCGGATCAAATCCATCATCACACTACTGGTGGTTGCAGCTTTGCACGGAAGAGAGATGAGTTTGTAAGTTACCAAACACACCTTGTACCCGTATAA
- the LOC139863364 gene encoding uncharacterized protein translates to MFLKSSRSLVLVNRRLMNEIAIKRCLRQGDPLSPLLFIVVMEGLHILLKNVVEANLIRGTVMASGLRLNVAKSHIHGVSTSADEVAFMATCAGCVPGEAHFHYLDLLLGSNMNLVNNCDVLIERFKNILAS, encoded by the exons ATGTTTCTCAAGTCATCAAGGTCTTTGGTGCTTGTTAATAGAAGGCTGATGAATGAAATCGCTATTAAGCGGTGTTTAAGGCAAGGCGATCCGTTAAGCCCTTTGTTGTTTATAGTAGTTATGGAGGGGCTCCACATTCTTCTAAAGAATGTGGTTGAAGCTAATTTGATTCGGGGTACGGTGATGG CTTCGGGTTTAAGATTGAACGTTGCGAAATCACACATTCATGGAGTTTCAACGTCAGCTGATGAGGTAGCTTTCATGGCTACATGTGCGGGTTGTGTTCCGGGTGAAGCTCACTTTCATTACCTTGATCTTTTGTTGGGTTCTAATATGAACTTGGTAAATAATTGTGATGTTTTGATTGAGCGGTTTAAAAATATATTGGCTTCTTGA